In Pseudomonadota bacterium, one genomic interval encodes:
- a CDS encoding histidine phosphatase family protein — protein MTEIYLIRHGITAANLNKIFAGRSQEPLHADGITQIESVGRQLVPKNIRSIVSGPLPRTTQTAGILSRITGAGIVIDQRLNEILIPHWDGCTKDELRERFGNEYPHWLSQPEKFELPDCETLYAVQQRAVEAAEQIFQINTRQNTLIVSHLIPLRCLLLHYRDLPMKDFRSISFDNGAVIRLSREKDGQTTVDTIHPPAEHT, from the coding sequence ATGACCGAAATCTACCTCATTCGCCATGGTATTACCGCCGCCAACCTGAATAAAATATTTGCAGGCCGCAGCCAGGAACCCCTCCATGCCGACGGCATCACTCAAATAGAGTCGGTGGGCAGGCAACTTGTTCCGAAAAATATCAGATCAATTGTTTCAGGCCCGCTTCCTCGAACCACGCAAACCGCCGGCATCTTAAGCCGGATTACCGGCGCCGGAATCGTAATCGACCAGCGACTCAACGAAATCCTCATCCCCCACTGGGACGGCTGCACCAAGGATGAACTGCGAGAGCGGTTCGGCAATGAATATCCCCATTGGCTCAGCCAACCCGAAAAGTTCGAACTCCCTGACTGCGAGACCCTGTACGCAGTGCAGCAGCGGGCTGTAGAGGCCGCTGAACAGATTTTTCAAATCAACACCCGGCAAAATACGCTTATTGTCAGCCACCTCATCCCTCTGCGCTGCCTGCTTCTCCATTACCGAGATCTGCCCATGAAAGATTTCAGAAGCATCAGCTTTGATAACGGCGCAGTAATCCGCCTGAGCAGAGAGAAAGATGGCCAAACCACAGTGGACACAATCCACCCGCCTGCTGAGCATACTTGA